The Sphingomonas sp. LY54 genome includes a region encoding these proteins:
- a CDS encoding RlmE family RNA methyltransferase, which produces MVQDKGLRTRVKTAKGRKAGSTRWLERQLNDPYVKRAKAEGYRSRASYKLIELDERFGFLKGAKRVIDLGIAPGGWSQVVRQRLPQSIVVGIDLLPTDPLDGVTILEMDFMDDKAPDLLKEALGGPADLVLSDMAANTVGHPQTDHLRTMALVEAGLLFATEVLRPGGAFVAKVLAGGADSQLVAELKRNFTTMKHAKPPASRKGSSEWYVVAQGFKGPAQS; this is translated from the coding sequence ATGGTACAGGATAAAGGCCTCCGAACCCGGGTGAAGACCGCCAAGGGGCGCAAGGCCGGCTCGACCCGCTGGCTCGAGCGGCAATTGAACGACCCCTATGTGAAACGCGCCAAGGCGGAGGGCTATCGCTCGCGCGCGTCCTACAAATTGATCGAGCTCGACGAGCGTTTCGGGTTCCTGAAGGGCGCCAAGCGTGTCATCGACCTCGGCATCGCCCCCGGCGGCTGGAGCCAGGTCGTGCGCCAGCGCCTGCCGCAGTCGATCGTGGTCGGCATCGACCTGCTGCCGACCGATCCGCTCGACGGCGTCACCATCCTGGAGATGGATTTCATGGACGACAAGGCGCCGGACCTGCTGAAGGAGGCGCTCGGCGGCCCCGCCGATTTGGTCCTCTCCGACATGGCGGCCAACACCGTGGGCCATCCCCAGACCGACCATCTGCGCACGATGGCGCTGGTCGAGGCCGGCTTGTTGTTCGCGACCGAAGTGCTGCGGCCGGGCGGGGCGTTCGTCGCGAAAGTGCTGGCCGGCGGCGCGGATTCGCAGCTCGTCGCGGAATTGAAGCGCAACTTCACGACGATGAAGCACGCCAAGCCGCCGGCCAGCCGCAAGGGCTCGTCGGAATGGTATGTCGTGGCCCAAGGCTTCAAGGGCCCCGCGCAAAGCTGA
- a CDS encoding DsbA family protein — translation MNRRNMVGAGLVGLVIGGAVMALAGQGTKFSADPDRARIEKIVREYILANPEIIPEAVDRLQGKQMAKVISENRAAIETPFHGAWAGAPNGDVVLVEFFDYACGYCRKSNPDIERLLAEDKKLKVVWRELPVLGPDSQAAAEVSLAAAKQGKFKRFHDQLFAAGRPTASAVKAAQVATGIVPAPGSPEFHAEIEKNYELARAINATGTPTFIVGDQVLQGAVGYEALKEAIAKARAS, via the coding sequence ATGAACAGGAGAAATATGGTGGGGGCAGGCCTCGTCGGCTTGGTGATCGGCGGTGCCGTAATGGCGCTCGCCGGGCAGGGCACGAAATTCTCGGCCGACCCGGATCGGGCGCGGATCGAGAAGATCGTGCGCGAATATATCCTCGCCAATCCCGAGATCATCCCCGAGGCGGTCGACCGGCTCCAGGGCAAGCAGATGGCCAAGGTCATCTCCGAGAACCGCGCCGCGATCGAGACGCCCTTCCACGGCGCCTGGGCGGGCGCGCCGAATGGCGACGTCGTCCTCGTCGAATTCTTCGATTATGCCTGTGGCTATTGCCGCAAGAGCAATCCCGACATCGAGCGCCTGCTCGCCGAGGACAAGAAGCTGAAGGTCGTGTGGCGCGAGCTGCCGGTGCTCGGCCCGGACAGCCAGGCCGCGGCCGAGGTCAGCCTCGCCGCCGCCAAGCAGGGCAAGTTCAAGCGCTTCCACGATCAACTGTTCGCGGCCGGCCGGCCCACCGCCTCGGCCGTCAAGGCGGCCCAGGTCGCGACCGGCATCGTCCCGGCGCCGGGCTCGCCCGAATTCCACGCCGAGATCGAGAAGAATTACGAGCTCGCCCGCGCCATCAACGCGACCGGCACGCCGACCTTCATCGTCGGCGACCAGGTGCTGCAGGGTGCGGTCGGCTACGAAGCGCTCAAGGAAGCGATTGCGAAGGCCCGCGCTTCCTGA
- a CDS encoding ribonuclease E/G, whose translation MTMRMLIDARHQEETRVAVVKGNRIEEFDFESAEHKQLKGNIYLAKVTRVEPSLQAAFVDYGGNRHGFLAFSEIHPDYYQIPKEDREALLREEAEHAAEEERLRAAEDAHYDDHDDDVIEGEVVETDSEEEGDEGEEGEESDGTPRAKPEQASGSEENAADELRRKRQNLRRRYKIQDVIRRRQVLLVQVVKEERGNKGAALTTYLSLAGRYCVLMPNTSHGGGISRKISNGADRKRLKAIMADLNLPKTMGCIVRTAGLSRTKTEIKRDFDYLARLWDEIRENTLKSAAPALIYGDSDLIKRAIRDIYNREIDEVIVEGEEGYRAARSFMKLLMPSHVRRVQHYADPVPLFQRYGVEDQLSGMYHPLVQLKSGGYLVINPTEALVSIDINSGRSTREHNIEQTAYATNIEAAHEIARQLRLRDMAGLVVIDFIDMESNGHIRKVEKAMKDALKNDRARIQVGRISSFGLMEMSRQRLRTGVLEASTKPCPHCEGTGLMRTASSAGLSALRMLEEEAARGRGSRIILRAGREAAVYVLNKKRHEIAEVEARYGVIVEVHIDESLEGAKMSVESVGPRPVERPRFEPKPIVEEDFDDEILEEEEDEEEEEAPAEEVREERRPREGQRSEEGEGDRGRKRRRRRGRRGGRRREGEPHEGEDSEQVVGEEGAAEAEGQAAPVEAEAEAPATAAEQDDEKPRRGRRRPRARKQGDEGTEAVESVVDAAPVAVEPAAEVSVDEPAAEAAAKPKRSRRKKAEPAAETAEAAEPVEAAPAPAAANDAAEAPAEKPKRRSRAKKVVAEAPAEAPAAETPAVAPVPASAPEAPVLERQVAAEGNGADASAEAEDGGPPRRGWWQRTFGG comes from the coding sequence ATGACAATGCGCATGTTGATCGACGCGCGCCACCAGGAAGAAACCCGGGTGGCGGTCGTCAAGGGAAACCGGATCGAGGAATTTGATTTCGAATCGGCCGAGCACAAGCAGCTCAAGGGGAATATCTATCTCGCCAAGGTAACCAGGGTCGAACCGTCGCTGCAGGCGGCGTTCGTCGATTATGGCGGCAACCGCCACGGCTTCCTGGCCTTTTCGGAGATTCACCCCGATTACTATCAGATCCCCAAGGAGGATCGCGAGGCCCTGCTCCGCGAGGAGGCCGAGCATGCCGCCGAGGAAGAGCGCCTGCGCGCCGCCGAGGACGCACATTATGACGATCACGACGACGACGTGATCGAGGGTGAGGTCGTCGAGACCGATTCCGAGGAGGAAGGCGACGAAGGCGAGGAGGGCGAAGAGTCAGACGGCACGCCGCGCGCCAAGCCGGAACAGGCCAGCGGCTCGGAAGAGAATGCCGCCGACGAGCTGCGCCGCAAGCGCCAGAATCTGCGTCGCCGCTACAAGATCCAGGACGTCATCCGGCGCCGGCAGGTGCTGCTCGTCCAGGTCGTCAAGGAAGAGCGCGGCAACAAAGGCGCGGCGCTTACCACCTATCTGAGCCTCGCCGGCCGCTATTGCGTGCTGATGCCCAACACGTCGCACGGCGGCGGCATCAGCCGGAAGATCTCCAACGGCGCTGACCGCAAGCGCCTGAAGGCGATCATGGCCGATCTGAACCTGCCCAAGACGATGGGCTGCATCGTTCGCACGGCCGGCCTTTCGCGCACCAAGACCGAGATCAAGCGCGACTTCGATTATCTCGCCCGCCTGTGGGACGAGATTCGCGAGAACACGCTGAAGTCGGCCGCTCCGGCGCTGATCTACGGCGACAGCGATCTCATCAAGCGCGCCATCCGCGACATCTACAATCGCGAGATCGACGAGGTGATCGTCGAGGGCGAGGAGGGCTATCGCGCCGCGCGCTCGTTCATGAAGCTGCTGATGCCGAGCCACGTCCGGCGCGTGCAGCATTATGCCGACCCGGTGCCACTGTTCCAGCGCTACGGCGTCGAGGACCAGCTTTCGGGCATGTACCATCCGCTCGTCCAGCTGAAGTCCGGCGGCTATCTGGTTATCAATCCGACCGAGGCCCTGGTCTCGATCGACATCAACTCGGGCCGGTCGACGCGCGAGCACAATATCGAGCAGACGGCCTACGCGACCAACATCGAGGCCGCGCACGAGATCGCGCGCCAGCTTCGCCTGCGCGACATGGCGGGCCTGGTCGTGATCGACTTCATCGACATGGAATCGAACGGCCACATCCGTAAGGTCGAAAAGGCCATGAAGGATGCGCTCAAGAACGATCGCGCCCGCATCCAGGTCGGCCGCATCTCGTCCTTCGGCCTGATGGAGATGAGCCGCCAGCGACTGCGCACGGGCGTGCTCGAAGCCTCGACCAAGCCGTGCCCGCATTGCGAGGGCACCGGCCTGATGCGCACCGCCTCTTCGGCGGGCCTGTCGGCGCTGCGCATGCTCGAGGAGGAAGCTGCGCGCGGACGCGGCAGCCGCATCATCCTGCGCGCCGGCCGCGAGGCCGCCGTCTACGTGCTCAACAAGAAGCGTCACGAGATCGCCGAAGTCGAGGCGCGCTACGGCGTGATCGTCGAAGTCCATATCGACGAGAGCCTGGAAGGCGCGAAGATGAGCGTCGAATCGGTCGGGCCGCGCCCGGTCGAGCGGCCGCGTTTCGAGCCCAAGCCGATCGTCGAGGAAGATTTCGACGACGAGATCCTCGAGGAAGAAGAGGACGAGGAAGAGGAAGAGGCGCCCGCCGAGGAAGTGCGCGAAGAGCGCCGCCCGCGCGAAGGCCAGCGTTCCGAGGAGGGCGAGGGCGACCGCGGTCGCAAGCGCCGTCGCCGTCGCGGCCGCCGTGGCGGTCGTCGCCGGGAGGGCGAGCCGCACGAGGGCGAGGACTCCGAGCAGGTCGTCGGCGAGGAGGGTGCAGCCGAGGCCGAAGGCCAGGCCGCGCCCGTCGAAGCCGAAGCCGAAGCGCCCGCCACTGCCGCTGAGCAGGATGATGAGAAGCCGCGCCGCGGCCGCCGCCGTCCCCGTGCCCGCAAGCAGGGCGACGAAGGCACCGAGGCCGTGGAAAGCGTCGTCGACGCAGCTCCGGTCGCAGTAGAGCCTGCCGCCGAGGTTTCGGTCGACGAGCCCGCGGCAGAGGCGGCCGCCAAGCCCAAGCGCAGCCGCCGCAAGAAGGCTGAGCCCGCGGCAGAAACGGCAGAAGCAGCCGAGCCCGTCGAGGCCGCGCCGGCTCCCGCCGCAGCCAACGACGCAGCCGAAGCGCCCGCCGAAAAGCCGAAGCGCCGGAGCCGCGCCAAGAAAGTCGTCGCCGAAGCTCCGGCCGAGGCGCCCGCCGCCGAAACGCCGGCCGTGGCGCCGGTGCCGGCTTCCGCACCGGAAGCGCCGGTGCTCGAACGTCAGGTGGCAGCCGAAGGAAATGGCGCCGATGCGTCCGCCGAGGCCGAGGATGGCGGCCCGCCGCGGCGCGGCTGGTGGCAGCGCACATTCGGCGGCTGA
- the prfB gene encoding peptide chain release factor 2 translates to MRAEAQAHVDQIRSALALLRRFLDWDRALRRLDELNNRVEDPALWNDAKLAQSVMRERRRLDEAISATRAIEKELDDTIELADMAEAEGDGALVDDAVTALAELAERAEKDKVTALLAGEADANDTYIEINSGAGGTESNDWAGMLLRMYQRWAERRGMKVELIDYHSGEQAGIKSATLLVKGENAYGYAKTESGVHRLVRISPYDSSARRHTSFASVWVYPVVDENIEIEINEAELRIDTYRASGAGGQHINTTDSAVRITHLPSGIVVQCQNQRSQHKNKAEAFNQLRARLYEAELQRREAEANATAASKTDIGWGHQIRSYVLQPYQLVKDLRTGITSTAPSDVLDGDLDRFMAAALSQRVTGEKVEVEDVD, encoded by the coding sequence ATGCGCGCCGAAGCGCAAGCCCATGTCGACCAGATTCGGTCCGCCCTCGCGCTGCTGCGCCGCTTCCTCGACTGGGATCGCGCGCTGCGCCGCCTCGACGAGCTCAACAACCGGGTCGAGGATCCGGCGCTCTGGAACGACGCCAAGCTCGCCCAGTCGGTGATGCGCGAGCGTCGCCGGCTCGACGAGGCAATCTCCGCGACCAGGGCGATCGAGAAGGAACTCGACGACACGATCGAGCTTGCCGACATGGCCGAGGCCGAGGGCGACGGCGCCCTGGTCGACGATGCCGTGACCGCGCTCGCCGAGCTCGCCGAGCGCGCTGAGAAGGACAAGGTCACGGCCCTGCTCGCCGGCGAAGCCGACGCCAACGACACCTATATCGAGATCAACTCGGGCGCCGGCGGCACCGAGAGCAACGACTGGGCCGGCATGCTGCTGCGCATGTACCAGCGCTGGGCCGAGCGGCGAGGCATGAAGGTCGAGCTGATCGATTACCATTCCGGCGAGCAGGCGGGGATCAAGTCGGCCACCTTGCTGGTCAAGGGCGAGAATGCCTACGGCTACGCCAAGACCGAGAGCGGCGTGCACCGCCTCGTCCGCATCAGCCCCTATGACAGCTCGGCGCGGCGCCACACCAGCTTCGCCTCGGTCTGGGTCTATCCGGTCGTCGACGAGAATATCGAGATCGAGATCAACGAGGCCGAGCTCAGGATCGACACCTACCGCGCCTCGGGCGCCGGCGGCCAGCACATCAACACGACCGATTCGGCGGTGCGCATCACCCACCTGCCGAGTGGCATCGTCGTGCAGTGCCAGAACCAGCGATCGCAGCACAAGAACAAGGCCGAGGCGTTCAACCAGCTCCGCGCCCGCCTCTACGAGGCCGAACTGCAGAGGCGCGAGGCGGAGGCCAATGCGACGGCCGCCAGCAAGACCGACATCGGCTGGGGCCACCAGATCCGCTCCTACGTGCTGCAGCCCTACCAGCTGGTGAAGGATCTGCGCACCGGCATCACCTCCACCGCCCCGTCGGACGTGCTCGACGGCGATCTCGACCGCTTCATGGCCGCGGCTCTGTCGCAGCGCGTGACGGGCGAGAAGGTCGAAGTCGAAGATGTGGACTAG
- a CDS encoding PBP1A family penicillin-binding protein, which produces MTAETSSTRFTLYRENAGRFGDALRRLWTKRWFRWLTAAAAVPIVGFVLLWFLFARGLPSADTLLTYQPPLPTNVRGIDGEPVQTFARERRVQLSYDEFPRQLIQAYLAAEDRTFFSHGGIDYPGIVGAVISNLRNSGRPVGASTITQQVAKNLLLTNELSYTRKIKEAFLAKRIESVLTKQQILELYLNQIFLGRNAYGVQSAARAYFDKDVQDLALHEMAYLAILPKAPSNYSPERHTERALGRRNWVLGEMERNGFITAAQRAEAQAQPLGTVRGARNSVRNVGGYFMEEVRRQLVEEYGEDAEDSPNGVYQGGLWVRTSYDHVKQQAAETALRDGMMRYDRGKGWRDPGLSVDMSQDWRRQLAAADYGVGYEDWRPAVVIDKSGGSATIGFADGSTGTLPASAAQMEKRGGGGAAFNHLRPGMVIAVKQEGGSWALRSVPEVGGGMVVEEVATGRILAMQGGWDVRGSSFNRATQAQRQPGSTFKPIVYSAALDAGMTPASIIVDGPFCVWQGAGLGQKCFRNFSGGNAGPQTMRWGLEQSRNLMTVRAANQTGMEKVTKLAKTLGVGDYPNYLSIALGAGDTTVMKMTNAFAIMANNGKALTPTLIDYIQDRNGKVIYRTDKRPCEGCDAPDWDGKPMPRPPLRTKQVMDPMTAYQMVHILEGVVQRGTAQRLRDLGRPLFGKTGTTSGPTDVWFVGGSADIVAGVYMGFDQPRPMGGWAQGGTLAAPIFKQFALSAFKDMPVVPFRAPEGIRMVRIDRRSGRKVFGEWPPADPKAAVIWEAFKPESEPRRTARRYELPDREALAAALKSRRAAAAAPRRAEQPQDSDFLQNQGGIY; this is translated from the coding sequence ATGACTGCAGAAACAAGCTCGACGCGCTTCACCCTGTATCGCGAAAATGCCGGTCGTTTCGGCGACGCGCTGCGCCGACTCTGGACGAAACGCTGGTTCCGCTGGCTGACCGCGGCTGCGGCCGTGCCGATCGTCGGCTTCGTGCTGCTGTGGTTCCTTTTCGCGCGGGGGCTGCCCTCGGCCGACACCTTGCTGACCTACCAGCCGCCGCTGCCGACCAACGTGCGCGGCATCGACGGCGAGCCGGTCCAGACCTTCGCACGCGAGCGCCGCGTCCAGCTTTCCTATGACGAATTTCCGCGTCAGCTGATCCAGGCCTATCTCGCGGCCGAGGACCGCACCTTCTTCAGCCACGGCGGCATCGACTATCCCGGCATCGTCGGCGCCGTCATCTCGAACCTGCGCAACAGCGGCCGCCCGGTCGGCGCGTCGACGATCACGCAGCAGGTGGCCAAGAACCTGCTGCTGACCAACGAGCTGAGCTACACCCGCAAGATCAAGGAAGCCTTCCTCGCCAAGCGCATCGAGAGCGTGCTGACCAAGCAGCAGATCCTCGAGCTCTACCTCAACCAGATCTTCCTCGGCCGGAACGCCTATGGCGTCCAATCGGCGGCGCGCGCCTATTTCGACAAGGACGTGCAGGACCTTGCCCTGCACGAGATGGCCTATCTTGCGATCCTGCCCAAGGCGCCCAGCAACTACAGCCCCGAGCGCCACACCGAGCGGGCGCTCGGCCGCCGCAACTGGGTGCTCGGCGAGATGGAGCGCAACGGCTTCATCACCGCCGCCCAGCGCGCCGAAGCGCAGGCCCAGCCGCTCGGCACCGTGCGCGGCGCCCGCAACAGCGTGCGCAATGTCGGCGGCTATTTCATGGAGGAAGTGCGCCGCCAGCTCGTCGAGGAATATGGCGAGGATGCCGAGGACAGCCCGAACGGGGTCTATCAGGGCGGCCTCTGGGTCCGCACCTCCTACGACCACGTCAAGCAACAGGCGGCGGAGACCGCCTTGCGCGACGGCATGATGCGCTACGACCGCGGCAAGGGCTGGCGCGACCCCGGCCTCAGCGTCGACATGTCCCAGGACTGGCGCCGCCAGCTCGCCGCCGCCGATTATGGCGTCGGCTACGAGGACTGGCGCCCGGCGGTCGTGATCGACAAGAGCGGCGGCAGCGCCACGATCGGGTTCGCAGACGGTTCGACCGGCACGCTGCCGGCCTCGGCCGCGCAGATGGAGAAGCGCGGCGGCGGCGGCGCGGCGTTCAACCACCTCCGCCCCGGCATGGTCATCGCGGTCAAGCAGGAAGGCGGGAGCTGGGCGCTCCGCTCGGTCCCCGAGGTTGGCGGCGGCATGGTCGTCGAGGAAGTCGCCACCGGCCGCATCCTTGCGATGCAGGGCGGCTGGGACGTGCGCGGCTCCTCGTTCAACCGCGCCACCCAGGCCCAGCGCCAGCCCGGCTCCACGTTCAAGCCTATCGTCTATTCGGCCGCGCTCGACGCCGGCATGACTCCGGCCTCGATCATCGTCGACGGTCCGTTCTGCGTCTGGCAGGGTGCCGGGCTCGGCCAGAAATGCTTCCGCAACTTCTCGGGCGGCAATGCCGGGCCGCAGACCATGCGCTGGGGCCTCGAGCAGTCGCGCAACCTGATGACGGTCCGCGCCGCCAACCAGACCGGCATGGAGAAGGTCACCAAGCTCGCCAAGACTTTGGGCGTCGGCGATTACCCCAATTATCTCTCGATCGCGCTCGGCGCCGGCGACACCACGGTCATGAAGATGACCAACGCCTTCGCGATCATGGCCAATAACGGCAAGGCGCTGACGCCGACCCTGATCGACTATATCCAGGACCGCAACGGCAAGGTCATCTACCGCACCGACAAGCGCCCGTGCGAAGGCTGCGACGCGCCCGACTGGGACGGCAAGCCGATGCCGCGCCCGCCGCTCCGCACCAAGCAGGTGATGGACCCGATGACGGCCTATCAGATGGTCCACATCCTCGAGGGCGTCGTCCAGCGCGGCACCGCCCAGCGACTGCGCGACCTCGGCCGCCCGCTCTTCGGCAAGACCGGGACGACCTCGGGTCCGACCGACGTCTGGTTCGTCGGCGGCTCGGCCGACATCGTCGCCGGCGTCTATATGGGCTTCGATCAGCCGCGCCCGATGGGGGGCTGGGCCCAGGGCGGCACGCTGGCCGCGCCGATCTTCAAGCAGTTCGCGCTGTCCGCGTTCAAGGACATGCCGGTGGTACCGTTCCGCGCGCCCGAGGGCATCCGCATGGTGCGCATCGATCGGCGCTCGGGCCGCAAGGTGTTCGGCGAATGGCCGCCGGCCGACCCGAAGGCGGCGGTGATCTGGGAGGCATTCAAGCCCGAGAGCGAACCGCGCCGGACCGCGCGCCGCTACGAACTGCCTGATCGCGAGGCGCTCGCCGCCGCATTGAAGTCAAGACGGGCCGCGGCGGCCGCGCCGCGCCGCGCCGAGCAGCCGCAAGACAGCGATTTCTTGCAAAACCAGGGCGGTATTTACTAG
- a CDS encoding N-acetylmuramoyl-L-alanine amidase, translated as MLLATLLGLFGVAPEAKDEPGSVTVALDGAEDPRPLPLPPVSVARGPNRPIVVIDAGHGGRDPGATSPFGGRHEKDVTLALARAMRDELVRSGRVRVALTRDDDRYIDLRDRYEIARRVGASLFVSVHADAAPNNDGARGATIYTLSEIASDREAALLAARENQAGLIGGAELSPDPGVNMILIDLALRESMDRSADFARLLHREASPFFPFREQYHRFASLIVLKAPDIPSILFEAGYLTNGEDVAYIHSAEGRQQIATGMRSAIETYFAKHNVRSAAR; from the coding sequence ATGCTTCTGGCGACTTTGCTCGGCCTGTTCGGCGTCGCGCCCGAGGCGAAGGACGAGCCCGGCAGCGTTACGGTCGCGCTGGACGGGGCCGAGGATCCCAGGCCCCTGCCTTTGCCCCCCGTGTCGGTGGCGCGCGGGCCCAACCGGCCGATCGTCGTCATCGACGCGGGCCATGGCGGCCGCGACCCCGGCGCGACCTCGCCCTTCGGCGGACGGCACGAGAAGGACGTTACGCTGGCGCTGGCCCGCGCCATGCGCGACGAACTGGTCCGGTCCGGCCGCGTCCGCGTCGCGCTGACCCGCGATGACGACCGCTATATCGACCTGCGCGACCGCTACGAGATTGCGCGCCGCGTCGGTGCCTCTTTGTTCGTCTCGGTCCATGCCGACGCCGCTCCCAACAATGACGGGGCGCGCGGCGCCACGATCTACACATTGTCGGAGATCGCGTCGGACCGCGAAGCCGCGTTGCTGGCCGCACGCGAGAACCAGGCCGGCCTGATCGGCGGCGCCGAGCTCAGCCCCGATCCGGGGGTCAACATGATCCTGATCGACCTCGCGCTGCGGGAGAGCATGGACCGCTCCGCCGACTTCGCCCGGCTGCTGCACCGCGAGGCGAGTCCGTTCTTCCCGTTCCGCGAGCAATATCACCGCTTCGCGTCGCTGATCGTGCTGAAGGCGCCGGACATTCCGTCGATCCTGTTCGAGGCCGGCTACCTCACGAACGGCGAGGACGTCGCCTACATCCATTCGGCCGAAGGGCGGCAGCAGATCGCGACCGGGATGCGCAGCGCGATCGAAACCTATTTCGCCAAGCATAATGTGCGCAGCGCGGCGCGATGA
- a CDS encoding Ppx/GppA phosphatase family protein, translating to MAQLAATAPQASGTAPDRAAPARPTERRPSPRHTYGALDLGTNNCRLLIARPVDGGFVVVDAFSRVVRLGEGLAASGRISDAAIDRALSALSVCGDKLRRRRVSLARSVATEACRRAVNGRHFVERVYQETGIALDIISPEEEARLAMLGCHRLLEPGDGPALIFDIGGGSTELVLIDTDGHNPKIKCWWSAPWGVVSLTESEGRDFKTPEERMAAYVRMRERVKNAFSRFVLMLPEAQDNIRLMGTSGTVTTLASVHLALPSYDRRAIDGLMVPAESMRAVSQMLSRMSLAERSELPCIGHERADLVVAGCAILEAIMDIWPAKTLGVADRGIREGILRSLMARDGHPI from the coding sequence ATGGCGCAGCTAGCCGCCACCGCTCCGCAGGCATCGGGTACGGCCCCGGACCGTGCGGCCCCGGCCCGCCCGACAGAGCGGCGGCCTTCCCCAAGACACACCTATGGCGCGCTTGATCTCGGCACCAACAATTGCCGGCTGCTGATCGCGCGTCCGGTCGACGGCGGCTTCGTCGTGGTCGATGCCTTTTCGCGCGTCGTCCGCCTCGGCGAAGGGCTCGCCGCGAGCGGCCGGATCAGCGATGCGGCGATCGACCGGGCGCTGTCGGCGCTGTCGGTCTGCGGCGACAAGCTCCGCCGGCGCCGCGTCTCGCTGGCGCGCTCGGTCGCGACCGAGGCCTGCCGCCGCGCCGTCAACGGCCGCCATTTCGTCGAGCGCGTCTACCAGGAGACCGGGATCGCGCTGGACATCATCTCGCCCGAGGAGGAAGCGCGGCTGGCCATGCTCGGCTGCCACCGCCTGCTCGAGCCCGGCGACGGCCCGGCTTTGATCTTCGACATCGGCGGCGGCTCGACCGAACTGGTGCTGATCGACACCGACGGCCACAATCCCAAGATCAAATGCTGGTGGAGCGCGCCGTGGGGCGTCGTCTCGCTGACCGAGAGCGAAGGCCGCGACTTCAAGACGCCCGAGGAGCGGATGGCGGCCTATGTCCGCATGCGCGAGCGGGTGAAGAACGCGTTCAGCCGCTTCGTCCTGATGCTGCCCGAGGCGCAGGACAATATCCGGCTGATGGGCACGAGCGGCACGGTGACCACCCTGGCCAGCGTGCACCTGGCGCTGCCGAGCTACGACCGGCGCGCGATCGACGGGCTGATGGTGCCGGCCGAATCGATGCGCGCGGTCAGCCAGATGCTGTCGCGCATGTCGCTGGCCGAACGGTCCGAGCTGCCCTGCATCGGCCACGAGCGCGCCGACCTCGTCGTCGCCGGCTGCGCAATCCTGGAGGCGATCATGGACATCTGGCCGGCCAAGACGCTCGGCGTCGCCGACCGCGGCATCCGCGAAGGAATCCTGCGATCGCTCATGGCGCGCGACGGCCATCCGATATAA
- a CDS encoding M48 family metalloprotease → MAEAPPTRRRPGHFLARLILFLTLSFALTVQPAAAQSVLRDAETEAFFRDMSRPIIEAAGLRPENVQVVLLNSPEINAFVAGGQIVYFYSGTLTAAESANEIQGVFAHELGHITGGHIIRIGEGMKVATGITLLSLLLGVAAMAAGAGDAGAGIMAAGQQAAMGKFLAYSRTQEATTDQAGAKYLSGAGITGKGSIAFFKKLQNMEFRLAIPQDNGYARTHPLTGERITALQHLYEKDPAWNKPSDPELEKRFQRIKAKLAGFVGDPKQTLIKYPESDKSVPGRYARAYAWHKSAWPDRANAEVESLLRDSPRDPFFLELKGQILLESGKPKEALESLRQAVAIAPDQPLISALFGHALIATEDEKNFQEAKSILRSAVGRDNSNPFAWYQLGIVYDREGDTARAALATAERYNLEGYSKLALANAEQAMKGIPTGSPDWIRAQDIAMVSRTDVEKNKKNR, encoded by the coding sequence ATGGCTGAGGCTCCCCCGACACGCCGCCGCCCGGGCCATTTCCTGGCCCGGCTGATCCTGTTCCTGACGCTGAGCTTCGCGCTCACGGTCCAGCCCGCCGCGGCCCAATCGGTGCTGCGCGACGCCGAAACCGAGGCCTTCTTCCGCGATATGTCGCGGCCGATCATCGAGGCCGCGGGGCTCCGGCCCGAAAACGTCCAGGTCGTCCTGCTCAACAGCCCCGAGATCAACGCCTTCGTCGCCGGCGGCCAGATCGTCTATTTCTATTCGGGCACGCTGACCGCCGCCGAGAGCGCCAACGAGATCCAGGGGGTGTTCGCCCACGAGCTCGGCCACATCACCGGCGGCCACATCATTCGTATCGGCGAGGGCATGAAGGTCGCGACCGGCATCACCTTGCTGTCGCTTCTGCTCGGCGTCGCGGCGATGGCCGCGGGCGCTGGCGATGCGGGCGCGGGCATCATGGCCGCAGGCCAGCAGGCGGCGATGGGCAAGTTCCTCGCCTACAGCCGCACCCAGGAGGCGACGACCGACCAGGCCGGCGCCAAATATCTGTCCGGCGCGGGGATCACCGGCAAGGGCTCGATCGCCTTCTTCAAGAAGCTGCAGAATATGGAGTTCCGCTTGGCCATCCCGCAGGACAATGGCTATGCGCGCACCCATCCGCTCACCGGCGAGCGCATCACCGCGCTTCAGCATCTCTACGAAAAGGATCCGGCCTGGAACAAGCCGAGCGATCCCGAGCTCGAGAAGCGCTTCCAGCGGATCAAGGCCAAGCTGGCCGGCTTCGTCGGCGATCCCAAGCAGACGCTGATCAAATATCCCGAGAGCGACAAGAGCGTGCCCGGCCGCTACGCCCGCGCTTATGCCTGGCACAAGAGCGCCTGGCCCGACCGCGCCAATGCCGAGGTGGAAAGCCTGCTGCGCGACAGCCCGCGCGATCCCTTCTTCCTCGAGCTCAAGGGCCAGATCCTGCTCGAATCGGGCAAGCCCAAAGAGGCGCTGGAATCGCTGCGCCAGGCGGTCGCGATCGCACCCGATCAGCCGCTCATCTCGGCCCTGTTCGGCCATGCCCTGATCGCCACCGAGGACGAGAAGAATTTCCAGGAGGCGAAGTCCATCCTCCGCTCGGCGGTTGGGAGGGACAATTCCAATCCGTTCGCCTGGTACCAGCTCGGCATCGTCTACGACCGCGAGGGCGATACCGCCCGTGCCGCGCTGGCGACGGCGGAGCGCTACAATCTCGAAGGCTATTCGAAGCTTGCACTGGCCAATGCCGAGCAGGCGATGAAAGGCATCCCCACCGGCAGCCCCGACTGGATTCGCGCGCAGGACATCGCCATGGTGTCGCGGACCGACGTCGAGAAGAACAAGAAGAACCGCTGA